A single Thunnus thynnus chromosome 6, fThuThy2.1, whole genome shotgun sequence DNA region contains:
- the LOC137184318 gene encoding coiled-coil domain-containing protein 30-like isoform X5 gives MTMDHEEVLTEFDQISMRLQEDGLPPAASPEERQRHLWQQLLNSEAKLQSATQELQTVRTQQANEMKEVESYVAHIRGLLQQRECLTAGYERDNEQLRQELHHIRQQQESQSKELAEMLAQEDLGEMGLSSPSEQVAYLLVERATLLERLEAAERRLDSQSLPDNLREVHLQAHSEEISLERNERQRLERDLEEASSRLAMAHQDIRRLNNELDVAKNNNFDPSGSELQGTVHEVENLRKEVDKLKHCDMMKLQRAKEQNDRLDAENRALRERVRLLESEKNNLRDQLARNDTDQDVAAKEDPKDKSINSDPQSHLSGLSATEKDLVHKRCRAAMEDRLVQVKELERQLLRLRKEQEELEERNEELESLLGETQNASKEERHRHEGELEGLHRRIKSLEGELKKQDTQEKLLKNGEEVKATESYLQLHLRDSSQERLALLEARLTEEKDWRKQLEVDLSAAQAALKKDKEALQIGERELKKLRLEVNSLQTECQQGKTLIKSLNQVKGEKAILEEKVAQMERAHRRLQSEAEHYKDSNQTQEDLRENRLQVDQLQEQADRLTMELSSLQTAHNRLRDEMVSERLQTAELQAKLSNSLQEKLAAEGERERLELEVQRLKGQIQWHQEQLSLTKEALSNNQKSELLTTHIECRLSPVERTKDECLDQLSCLKQELNHLQTKLGEERQLASQHQLALQAQINEAQARIKSQDLVMSQKSEEAKQTKQDLQRAQSLFTSAERELRYEKEKNMDLKRHNTLLDQEKLKLCAELKQVQTKLVQLEQSVHTQAADSERQQQRIRELELELARNSTNRSTTTSLQEDLQAERARLIAADKKVLELQQQLKSAQHQLRMEEARAGESSRLERDSRDLSDTLSALRAQQQEEHITRKLIEQREEELQQQVRSLRLKEASLTRTNAELSHRVQQLDTRLSILEAELNKAREEARDGQTSSHRLKEELAASQQEYDRLQAELQQVLFQLDTHVRKYNEKQSQHKTKLRQAKQVFLKATTQRDSTIQRLENDLALASSLSHKEKERIHKVVEENEKILEEKRVLLLKISEAEEMGSNGMRAASTAQHRVNVLEVENRQLQDRTLKLSNQVSSLERALRNVQSFYSLENAKKVLPSESLCDGILHTSTLSLTSGSCDPLDILDAICRMKVGERAVVDGTRASVSTHQPSEQGYLNLTSPLVPPDTKGTEGNANNSDKV, from the exons ATGACCATGGATCATGAAGAG GTGCTGACGGAGTTCGACCAGATTTCTATGCGACTTCAGGAGGATGGTTTGCCTCCAGCAGCCAGTCCCGAGGAGCGGCAGCGCCACCTGTGGCAGCAGCTGCTCAACAGTGAGGCAAAGCTTCAGTCAGCCACCCAGGAGCTGCAGACTGTACGTACCCAGCAGGCCAATGAGATGAAGGAG GTGGAGAGCTATGTTGCACATATTCGTGGGCTGCTGCAACAGCGTGAGTGTCTGACTGCGGGCTATGAGAGAGACAATGAACAACTGCGACAAGAGCTTCACCACATCAGACAACAGCAAG AGAGCCAGAGCAAGGAGCTGGCGGAGATGTTGGCCCAGGAGGACCTTGGGGAGATGGGCTTGAGCAGCCCCAGTGAACAGGTGGCTTACTTGCTGGTGGAGAGGGCCACACTGCTGGAGAGGCTGGAAGCTGCTGAGAGGAGACTTGACAGTCAGAGCCTCCCTGACAACTTAAGGGAGGTCCACCTCCAG GCCCACAGCGAGGAGATTTCTCTCGAGCGAAATGAGCGCCAAAGGCTGGAGCGGGACTTGGAAGAGGCGTCTAGCAGGCTGGCGATGGCTCATCAGGATATCCGAAGACTCAACAATGAGCTGGATGTtgccaaaaacaacaactttgacCCAAGTG GATCAGAGCTTCAGGGAACGGTCCACGAAGTAGAGAACCTGAGGAAGGAAGTGGACAAACTGAAACACTGTG ATATGATGAAGCTGCAGAGAGCCAAAGAGCAAAATGACAGACTGGATGCTGAGAACAGAGCTCTGAGGGAGAGAGTGCGCCTTTTAGAGTCTGAGAAGAACAATCTCCGTGACCAG TTGGCAAGGAATGATACAGACCAAGATGTCGCAGCCAAAGAGGATCCAAAGGACAAAAGCATTAACAGTGATCCACAAAGCCATCTGTCTGGCCTGTCAGCTACAGAGAAGGATCTCGTTCACAAACG GTGTCGTGCAGCCATGGAAGACAGGCTTGTACAGGTGAAGGAGCTGGAACGGCAACTTCTGAGGCTACGCAAGGAACAGGAGGAGCTGGAAGAGAGGAACGAGGAGCTGGAGTCCCTGCTGGGGGAGACCCAGAATGCTAGCAAGGAGGAGAGGCATCGCCATGAGGGAGAACTGGAGGGACTGCACAGGAGG ATCAAAAGCCTGGAGGGAGAGCTGAAGAAGCAGGATACCCAGGAAAAACTGTTAAAGAACGGAGAAGAGGTCAAAGCCACTGAGTCCTACTTACAGCTG CACTTAAGGGACAGCAGCCAGGAGAGGTTGGCTCTGCTAGAAGCTCGTCTGACTGAGGAAAAGGACTGGAGGAAACAGCTGGAGGTGGACCTCAGTGCTGCCCAGGCTGCACTTAAAAAAGACAAGGAG GCTTTGCAGATAGGCGAGCGAGAGCTGAAGAAGCTGAGACTCGAGGTCAACAGCCTTCAGACTGAATGCCAACAAGGGAAAACACTCATCAAGAGCCTCAACCAAGTCAAGGGGGAAAAAGCCATTCTGGAGGAAAAG GTAGCCCAGATGGAGCGCGCCCACCGCCGACTCCAGAGTGAGGCAGAGCACTACAAGGACAGTAACCAGACCCAGGAGGACCTGCGGGAAAACCGGTTGCAGGTTGACCAGCTACAGGAGCAGGCTGACCGGCTAACCATGGAACTCAGCAGCCTCCAGACAGCACACAACAGACTGAG GGATGAAATGGTTTCTGAGCGGCTGCAGACTGCTGAGCTCCAGGCCAAACTGAGCAACAGTCTCCAGGAGAAACTGGCAGCtgagggggaaagagagagactggagcTCGAGGTACAGCGCCTCAAGGGGCAGATCCAGTGGCATCAAGAGCAGCTCTCCTTGACAAAGGAAGCACTTAGTAACAACCAGAAATCTGAATTGCTCACAACTCACATAGAGTGTAGGCTTAGTCCAGTGGAGAGGACTAAGGATGAGTGCCTGGATCAG cTTTCATGTCTGAAGCAGGAGCTGAATCATCTGCAGACCAAGCTGGGGGAGGAGCGGCAGCTGGCCTCTCAGCACCAACTGGCTCTGCAGGCTCAGATCAATGAAGCCCAGGCACGAATCAAG TCCCAGGACTTAGTGATGAGCCAGAAGTCAGAGGAGGCTAAACAGACGAAACAGGACCTGCAGAGGGCACAGAGTCTGTTCACCTCAGCAGAGAGAGAGTTGCGCTATGAGAAGGAGAAGAACATGGACCTGAAGAGACACAACACCCTGCTGGACCAGGAAAAACTCAAA CTTTGTGCAGAGCTGAAGCAGGTTCAGACCAAGCTGGTCCAGTTGGAGCAGAGCGTCCACACTCAGGCGGCTGATTCTGAACGTCAGCAGCAAAGAATCAGGGAACTGGAGCTGGAACTGGCACGCAACTCCACAAACCGCAGCACCACCACCAGTCTGCAGGAGGACCTGCAGGCCGAGAGGGCACGGCTCATTGCTGCTGACAAGAAG GtgttggagctgcagcagcagcttaaGAGTGCCCAGCACCAGCTGCGCATGGAGGAAGCTCGGGCTGGTGAGAGCAGTCGCCTCGAGAGGGACAGCAGGGATCTGTCTGACACCTTGTCAGCCCTGAGAGcccagcagcaggaggagcacATCACCAg GAAGCTGATAGAGCAGCGTGAggaagagctgcagcagcaggtgcGCTCCCTGAGGCTGAAGGAGGCGTCCCTGACCAGGACAAATGCAGAGCTAAGCCACCGTGTCCAGCAGCTGGACACCCGTCTATCCATCCTGGAGGCTGAACTTAACAAGGCCAGAGAGGAG GCGAGAGACGGTCAGACGTCGAGCCACAGACTGAAAGAGGAGCTGGCGGCCAGTCAGCAGGAATATGACAGACTGCAGGCCGAGCTGCAGCAGGTTCTCTTCCAACTGGACACACACGTCAG GAAGTACAATGAAAAGCAGAGTCAGCACAAGACAAAGCTGCGTCAGGCCAAGCAGGTCTTTCTCAAGGCCACTACACAAAGGGACAGCACCATCCAGAGACTGGAGAACGACCTGGCACTGGCCTCCAGCCTCTCACACAAG gagaaggagaggatcCACAAAGTGGTGGAGGAAAACGAGAAGATTTTGGAGGAGAAGAGGGTGCTGTTGCTGAAGATAAGTGAGGCAGAGGAAATGGGCAGCAACGGCATGAGGGCCGCGTCCACAGCCCAACACAG GGTCAATGTTTTAGAAGTGGAAAACAGACAACTACAGGATCGAACCCTGAAGCTGTCCAATCAAGTCAGTTCCTTAGAGCGCGCCCTGAGGAACGTCCAGTCGTTCTACAGCCTGGAG AATGCCAAGAAAGTGCTCCCCTCTGAAAGTCTCTGTGACGGCATCCTGCACACATCTACGTTAAG TCTGACGTCAGGTTCGTGTGACCCACTGGACATCCTGGACGCAATCTGCCGTATGAAGGTTGGCGAGCGTGCGGTGGTGGACGGCACTCGAGCATCTGTCTCCACACACCAGCCATCAGAGCAGGGCTACCTGAATCTCACCTCCCCATTAGTTCCTCCAGACACCAAAGGCACAGAGGGGAACGCTAATAACAGTGATAAGGTATGA
- the LOC137184318 gene encoding coiled-coil domain-containing protein 30-like isoform X3, which yields MTMDHEEVLTEFDQISMRLQEDGLPPAASPEERQRHLWQQLLNSEAKLQSATQELQTVRTQQANEMKEVESYVAHIRGLLQQRECLTAGYERDNEQLRQELHHIRQQQESQSKELAEMLAQEDLGEMGLSSPSEQVAYLLVERATLLERLEAAERRLDSQSLPDNLREVHLQGSSQSPWKKLFGLRRSGQSKHNITPAHSEEISLERNERQRLERDLEEASSRLAMAHQDIRRLNNELDVAKNNNFDPSGSELQGTVHEVENLRKEVDKLKHCDMMKLQRAKEQNDRLDAENRALRERVRLLESEKNNLRDQLARNDTDQDVAAKEDPKDKSINSDPQSHLSGLSATEKDLVHKRCRAAMEDRLVQVKELERQLLRLRKEQEELEERNEELESLLGETQNASKEERHRHEGELEGLHRRIKSLEGELKKQDTQEKLLKNGEEVKATESYLQLHLRDSSQERLALLEARLTEEKDWRKQLEVDLSAAQAALKKDKEALQIGERELKKLRLEVNSLQTECQQGKTLIKSLNQVKGEKAILEEKVAQMERAHRRLQSEAEHYKDSNQTQEDLRENRLQVDQLQEQADRLTMELSSLQTAHNRLRDEMVSERLQTAELQAKLSNSLQEKLAAEGERERLELEVQRLKGQIQWHQEQLSLTKEALSNNQKSELLTTHIECRLSPVERTKDECLDQLSCLKQELNHLQTKLGEERQLASQHQLALQAQINEAQARIKSQDLVMSQKSEEAKQTKQDLQRAQSLFTSAERELRYEKEKNMDLKRHNTLLDQEKLKLCAELKQVQTKLVQLEQSVHTQAADSERQQQRIRELELELARNSTNRSTTTSLQEDLQAERARLIAADKKVLELQQQLKSAQHQLRMEEARAGESSRLERDSRDLSDTLSALRAQQQEEHITRKLIEQREEELQQQVRSLRLKEASLTRTNAELSHRVQQLDTRLSILEAELNKAREEARDGQTSSHRLKEELAASQQEYDRLQAELQQVLFQLDTHVRKYNEKQSQHKTKLRQAKQVFLKATTQRDSTIQRLENDLALASSLSHKEKERIHKVVEENEKILEEKRVLLLKISEAEEMGSNGMRAASTAQHRVNVLEVENRQLQDRTLKLSNQVSSLERALRNVQSFYSLENAKKVLPSESLCDGILHTSTLSLTSGSCDPLDILDAICRMKVGERAVVDGTRASVSTHQPSEQGYLNLTSPLVPPDTKGTEGNANNSDKV from the exons ATGACCATGGATCATGAAGAG GTGCTGACGGAGTTCGACCAGATTTCTATGCGACTTCAGGAGGATGGTTTGCCTCCAGCAGCCAGTCCCGAGGAGCGGCAGCGCCACCTGTGGCAGCAGCTGCTCAACAGTGAGGCAAAGCTTCAGTCAGCCACCCAGGAGCTGCAGACTGTACGTACCCAGCAGGCCAATGAGATGAAGGAG GTGGAGAGCTATGTTGCACATATTCGTGGGCTGCTGCAACAGCGTGAGTGTCTGACTGCGGGCTATGAGAGAGACAATGAACAACTGCGACAAGAGCTTCACCACATCAGACAACAGCAAG AGAGCCAGAGCAAGGAGCTGGCGGAGATGTTGGCCCAGGAGGACCTTGGGGAGATGGGCTTGAGCAGCCCCAGTGAACAGGTGGCTTACTTGCTGGTGGAGAGGGCCACACTGCTGGAGAGGCTGGAAGCTGCTGAGAGGAGACTTGACAGTCAGAGCCTCCCTGACAACTTAAGGGAGGTCCACCTCCAG GGTTCATCCCAGAGTCCATGGAAGAAGCTGTTTGGGCTGCGCAGGTCTGGTCAGAGCAAACACAATATTACCCCT GCCCACAGCGAGGAGATTTCTCTCGAGCGAAATGAGCGCCAAAGGCTGGAGCGGGACTTGGAAGAGGCGTCTAGCAGGCTGGCGATGGCTCATCAGGATATCCGAAGACTCAACAATGAGCTGGATGTtgccaaaaacaacaactttgacCCAAGTG GATCAGAGCTTCAGGGAACGGTCCACGAAGTAGAGAACCTGAGGAAGGAAGTGGACAAACTGAAACACTGTG ATATGATGAAGCTGCAGAGAGCCAAAGAGCAAAATGACAGACTGGATGCTGAGAACAGAGCTCTGAGGGAGAGAGTGCGCCTTTTAGAGTCTGAGAAGAACAATCTCCGTGACCAG TTGGCAAGGAATGATACAGACCAAGATGTCGCAGCCAAAGAGGATCCAAAGGACAAAAGCATTAACAGTGATCCACAAAGCCATCTGTCTGGCCTGTCAGCTACAGAGAAGGATCTCGTTCACAAACG GTGTCGTGCAGCCATGGAAGACAGGCTTGTACAGGTGAAGGAGCTGGAACGGCAACTTCTGAGGCTACGCAAGGAACAGGAGGAGCTGGAAGAGAGGAACGAGGAGCTGGAGTCCCTGCTGGGGGAGACCCAGAATGCTAGCAAGGAGGAGAGGCATCGCCATGAGGGAGAACTGGAGGGACTGCACAGGAGG ATCAAAAGCCTGGAGGGAGAGCTGAAGAAGCAGGATACCCAGGAAAAACTGTTAAAGAACGGAGAAGAGGTCAAAGCCACTGAGTCCTACTTACAGCTG CACTTAAGGGACAGCAGCCAGGAGAGGTTGGCTCTGCTAGAAGCTCGTCTGACTGAGGAAAAGGACTGGAGGAAACAGCTGGAGGTGGACCTCAGTGCTGCCCAGGCTGCACTTAAAAAAGACAAGGAG GCTTTGCAGATAGGCGAGCGAGAGCTGAAGAAGCTGAGACTCGAGGTCAACAGCCTTCAGACTGAATGCCAACAAGGGAAAACACTCATCAAGAGCCTCAACCAAGTCAAGGGGGAAAAAGCCATTCTGGAGGAAAAG GTAGCCCAGATGGAGCGCGCCCACCGCCGACTCCAGAGTGAGGCAGAGCACTACAAGGACAGTAACCAGACCCAGGAGGACCTGCGGGAAAACCGGTTGCAGGTTGACCAGCTACAGGAGCAGGCTGACCGGCTAACCATGGAACTCAGCAGCCTCCAGACAGCACACAACAGACTGAG GGATGAAATGGTTTCTGAGCGGCTGCAGACTGCTGAGCTCCAGGCCAAACTGAGCAACAGTCTCCAGGAGAAACTGGCAGCtgagggggaaagagagagactggagcTCGAGGTACAGCGCCTCAAGGGGCAGATCCAGTGGCATCAAGAGCAGCTCTCCTTGACAAAGGAAGCACTTAGTAACAACCAGAAATCTGAATTGCTCACAACTCACATAGAGTGTAGGCTTAGTCCAGTGGAGAGGACTAAGGATGAGTGCCTGGATCAG cTTTCATGTCTGAAGCAGGAGCTGAATCATCTGCAGACCAAGCTGGGGGAGGAGCGGCAGCTGGCCTCTCAGCACCAACTGGCTCTGCAGGCTCAGATCAATGAAGCCCAGGCACGAATCAAG TCCCAGGACTTAGTGATGAGCCAGAAGTCAGAGGAGGCTAAACAGACGAAACAGGACCTGCAGAGGGCACAGAGTCTGTTCACCTCAGCAGAGAGAGAGTTGCGCTATGAGAAGGAGAAGAACATGGACCTGAAGAGACACAACACCCTGCTGGACCAGGAAAAACTCAAA CTTTGTGCAGAGCTGAAGCAGGTTCAGACCAAGCTGGTCCAGTTGGAGCAGAGCGTCCACACTCAGGCGGCTGATTCTGAACGTCAGCAGCAAAGAATCAGGGAACTGGAGCTGGAACTGGCACGCAACTCCACAAACCGCAGCACCACCACCAGTCTGCAGGAGGACCTGCAGGCCGAGAGGGCACGGCTCATTGCTGCTGACAAGAAG GtgttggagctgcagcagcagcttaaGAGTGCCCAGCACCAGCTGCGCATGGAGGAAGCTCGGGCTGGTGAGAGCAGTCGCCTCGAGAGGGACAGCAGGGATCTGTCTGACACCTTGTCAGCCCTGAGAGcccagcagcaggaggagcacATCACCAg GAAGCTGATAGAGCAGCGTGAggaagagctgcagcagcaggtgcGCTCCCTGAGGCTGAAGGAGGCGTCCCTGACCAGGACAAATGCAGAGCTAAGCCACCGTGTCCAGCAGCTGGACACCCGTCTATCCATCCTGGAGGCTGAACTTAACAAGGCCAGAGAGGAG GCGAGAGACGGTCAGACGTCGAGCCACAGACTGAAAGAGGAGCTGGCGGCCAGTCAGCAGGAATATGACAGACTGCAGGCCGAGCTGCAGCAGGTTCTCTTCCAACTGGACACACACGTCAG GAAGTACAATGAAAAGCAGAGTCAGCACAAGACAAAGCTGCGTCAGGCCAAGCAGGTCTTTCTCAAGGCCACTACACAAAGGGACAGCACCATCCAGAGACTGGAGAACGACCTGGCACTGGCCTCCAGCCTCTCACACAAG gagaaggagaggatcCACAAAGTGGTGGAGGAAAACGAGAAGATTTTGGAGGAGAAGAGGGTGCTGTTGCTGAAGATAAGTGAGGCAGAGGAAATGGGCAGCAACGGCATGAGGGCCGCGTCCACAGCCCAACACAG GGTCAATGTTTTAGAAGTGGAAAACAGACAACTACAGGATCGAACCCTGAAGCTGTCCAATCAAGTCAGTTCCTTAGAGCGCGCCCTGAGGAACGTCCAGTCGTTCTACAGCCTGGAG AATGCCAAGAAAGTGCTCCCCTCTGAAAGTCTCTGTGACGGCATCCTGCACACATCTACGTTAAG TCTGACGTCAGGTTCGTGTGACCCACTGGACATCCTGGACGCAATCTGCCGTATGAAGGTTGGCGAGCGTGCGGTGGTGGACGGCACTCGAGCATCTGTCTCCACACACCAGCCATCAGAGCAGGGCTACCTGAATCTCACCTCCCCATTAGTTCCTCCAGACACCAAAGGCACAGAGGGGAACGCTAATAACAGTGATAAGGTATGA